The following coding sequences lie in one Verrucomicrobiota bacterium JB022 genomic window:
- the rpsR gene encoding 30S ribosomal protein S18, with protein MSNEPSEAQQNFKNPQEITIFDVEQMQRYVTDTGKILPRKFTGLNAQQQRHVTKTIKRARNMLLMK; from the coding sequence ATGAGCAACGAGCCCAGCGAAGCCCAGCAGAATTTCAAGAACCCGCAAGAGATCACCATCTTTGACGTGGAGCAAATGCAGCGCTATGTCACCGATACCGGTAAGATCCTGCCGCGCAAGTTCACCGGCCTGAACGCCCAGCAGCAACGCCACGTGACGAAGACGATCAAGCGTGCGCGTAACATGCTGTTGATGAAGTAG
- a CDS encoding PEP-CTERM sorting domain-containing protein (PEP-CTERM proteins occur, often in large numbers, in the proteomes of bacteria that also encode an exosortase, a predicted intramembrane cysteine proteinase. The presence of a PEP-CTERM domain at a protein's C-terminus predicts cleavage within the sorting domain, followed by covalent anchoring to some some component of the (usually Gram-negative) cell surface. Many PEP-CTERM proteins exhibit an unusual sequence composition that includes large numbers of potential glycosylation sites. Expression of one such protein has been shown restore the ability of a bacterium to form floc, a type of biofilm.): protein MKKRLASPVSGSPANAAGIAAAMALLSTEAAAAVQVFVPNPSPYEGPVEGGGGLHYVDVDGNDYGPITSTSPGLPFCVGPNLEFGGIVPTYDSEHEYLFVGEGVNMGCYTQYQPTLLSPGDIVGSENAVVDSPYLAFDFANYTPDEVFFLGYGFRDKGSSDTYKYGWLEFSYSSDSTLSVYSWGYEDQPGVATPIPGAAIPEPSQIALVAGGLGLAAVAMRKRLRASR, encoded by the coding sequence ATGAAAAAACGCCTCGCTAGTCCTGTCTCTGGATCTCCTGCCAACGCTGCCGGTATCGCCGCAGCCATGGCCCTGCTGAGCACCGAAGCCGCTGCCGCCGTGCAGGTATTTGTGCCCAACCCCAGCCCTTACGAGGGCCCTGTCGAAGGGGGCGGCGGTCTGCACTACGTAGACGTCGATGGTAACGACTACGGCCCCATCACATCGACTTCGCCCGGTCTTCCATTCTGTGTAGGCCCGAATTTGGAATTCGGTGGTATCGTGCCTACCTATGACTCCGAGCATGAGTATCTTTTCGTCGGTGAAGGCGTGAACATGGGCTGCTACACCCAATACCAGCCTACCCTGCTCTCTCCCGGCGACATCGTCGGCAGCGAAAATGCAGTGGTGGATTCGCCTTACCTCGCTTTCGATTTCGCCAATTACACGCCCGACGAAGTGTTCTTCCTCGGCTACGGATTCCGCGACAAGGGCTCGAGCGATACCTACAAGTATGGCTGGCTCGAGTTCTCCTACTCCAGCGACAGCACCCTCTCGGTCTATAGCTGGGGTTATGAGGACCAACCGGGAGTCGCCACGCCGATCCCAGGCGCCGCCATTCCCGAGCCTTCCCAGATCGCACTGGTGGCGGGTGGCCTGGGCCTCGCAGCCGTCGCCATGCGCAAGCGCCTCCGCGCCAGCCGCTAA
- a CDS encoding exosortase/archaeosortase family protein encodes MPSMLAKFLPALTPPLRYAALILAGLMVIMILNQQVWWERDDEYMFGYLVPLFVLYVLYERYTRMQWLLQRPDESTLTKTQRKQHGKFLERLKKRSGPLEGWIPAANVLAITAVAFGAFLFIWGGFYHALEGRNLVTSNFYSLGFAGMLLGSAFLLAREDKQGQPLNGKLRLTFASFFIFPALIWLLSVPMFGSLDHTVSTFLMLKVATVVFNVMNALGFVIEQRHSVLVLPQGEVGVAEACSGIRSLMACLFAGSFISAIFFDEVWKKVALVASAMALAFFNNLLRSLFLTIWAYTHGPDALHDHVHLAGIDLGNIHDVAGNLVLVLTVAGLLILSMIFSIRLEYEEDTHTPPPSSANAAA; translated from the coding sequence ATGCCTTCGATGCTTGCCAAATTCCTGCCCGCGCTCACCCCGCCTCTCCGCTACGCCGCCTTGATCCTGGCCGGCCTGATGGTGATCATGATCCTCAATCAGCAAGTGTGGTGGGAGCGCGACGACGAATATATGTTTGGCTACCTCGTGCCGCTTTTCGTGCTTTATGTGCTCTACGAGCGCTATACGCGGATGCAATGGCTACTGCAGCGGCCCGATGAAAGCACGTTGACCAAGACCCAGCGCAAGCAGCACGGCAAGTTCCTCGAACGGCTGAAGAAGCGCTCCGGCCCGCTGGAGGGCTGGATCCCCGCCGCCAACGTGCTGGCGATCACGGCGGTGGCATTTGGCGCGTTTCTCTTTATCTGGGGCGGCTTTTACCACGCGCTCGAAGGGCGCAACCTGGTGACGTCCAATTTTTACTCGCTGGGCTTTGCGGGCATGCTGCTCGGCTCGGCCTTCCTCCTGGCGCGCGAAGACAAGCAGGGCCAGCCCCTCAACGGCAAGCTGCGGCTGACTTTCGCCAGCTTCTTTATTTTCCCGGCGCTGATCTGGCTGCTGTCGGTGCCGATGTTCGGCTCGCTCGACCACACCGTCTCGACCTTCCTCATGCTGAAGGTAGCGACGGTCGTCTTCAACGTGATGAACGCGCTCGGCTTTGTGATCGAGCAGCGCCACAGCGTGCTGGTGCTGCCGCAAGGCGAGGTGGGCGTGGCCGAAGCCTGCTCGGGCATCCGCTCGCTCATGGCCTGTCTCTTCGCCGGCTCCTTCATCTCCGCGATCTTCTTCGACGAGGTGTGGAAAAAGGTGGCGCTCGTGGCCAGCGCGATGGCTCTCGCGTTTTTCAACAACCTCCTGCGCAGCCTTTTCCTCACGATCTGGGCCTATACGCACGGCCCCGATGCCTTGCACGACCATGTGCACCTCGCCGGCATCGACCTGGGCAACATCCACGACGTGGCGGGCAACCTTGTGCTGGTGCTGACGGTCGCCGGCCTGCTCATCCTCTCGATGATTTTCTCCATCCGCCTCGAATACGAGGAAGACACCCACACGCCCCCGCCCAGCAGCGCCAACGCCGCCGCCTAA
- a CDS encoding L-threonylcarbamoyladenylate synthase: MQRFEGNNASLEFLAGRLKAGEVVALPTETVYGLAANALNPTACRQIFEIKGRPLIDPLIVHVGSQNAARRLAEWPEKALLLAEHFWPGPLTLVLPKKKLVPDLVTAGRDTVALRQPAHPLALRLLTGYDLQLAAPSANPFGYVSPTTLDHVEASLGERVAWGLEGGPCQVGVESTIVAVTKAGEVGLLRPGGVSVEALEQVLGQPVNDLRRAAPDHVKEGLAAPGMLARHYSPSTPLALFAGGETPAVGEGEAIVWQKRPASGPAIDGQTFWLSEDGNPAVVARELFGMLRRLDERGFPRVWFELAEDSGLGLAINDRLGRAAAKR; this comes from the coding sequence ATGCAACGATTTGAAGGTAACAACGCGTCCCTCGAGTTTCTGGCGGGGCGCCTGAAGGCGGGCGAAGTGGTCGCCCTGCCCACCGAAACGGTTTACGGCCTCGCAGCCAATGCGCTCAACCCGACCGCCTGCCGCCAGATCTTCGAGATCAAGGGCCGCCCGTTGATCGACCCGCTCATCGTGCATGTCGGCTCACAGAATGCCGCCCGCCGCCTGGCGGAGTGGCCGGAAAAGGCGCTGTTGCTGGCCGAACACTTCTGGCCAGGCCCGCTGACCCTCGTGTTGCCCAAGAAGAAGCTCGTGCCCGACCTCGTAACGGCGGGGCGCGATACGGTGGCACTCCGCCAGCCCGCGCACCCACTCGCCCTGCGCCTGCTCACGGGTTACGACCTGCAGCTCGCGGCCCCGAGTGCGAACCCCTTCGGTTACGTTTCGCCTACCACGCTGGACCACGTCGAGGCGTCGCTGGGCGAGCGCGTGGCTTGGGGCCTCGAAGGCGGGCCCTGTCAGGTGGGGGTCGAGTCCACCATTGTGGCGGTGACGAAAGCGGGCGAAGTCGGCCTGTTGCGCCCCGGAGGGGTCTCGGTCGAGGCGCTGGAGCAGGTCCTCGGGCAGCCGGTGAACGACCTCCGCCGCGCGGCTCCCGACCATGTGAAGGAAGGCCTCGCTGCCCCCGGCATGTTGGCCCGCCATTACAGCCCCAGCACGCCGCTTGCGCTCTTTGCGGGTGGAGAAACCCCGGCGGTGGGGGAGGGTGAGGCCATCGTCTGGCAAAAGCGACCCGCTTCCGGTCCTGCCATCGACGGGCAAACTTTCTGGTTGAGCGAAGACGGCAACCCGGCGGTCGTGGCGCGCGAATTGTTCGGCATGTTGCGCCGTCTCGACGAGCGGGGCTTCCCGCGCGTGTGGTTCGAGTTGGCCGAAGACAGCGGTCTCGGCCTTGCGATCAACGATCGGCTGGGCCGAGCGGCGGCCAAACGCTGA
- the glgA gene encoding glycogen synthase translates to MKTLLLTNEYPPYTYGGAGVHVEYLSQQLAQLMDVDVRAFGDQNLQQGALRVRGFDFSKAGYTCPPNLQGLFGAAQRCLDFNTTKIDADVVHCHTWYTHLGGIMAKLCYGIPLVVTVHSLEPLRPWKREQLGGGYDFSCWVEKTALEMADAVIAVSHGTKTDVLKHFDVPENRIHIIYNGIDPEEYRPVDAASALQRYGIDPKQPYLLFVGRITRQKGIIYLVEAIKHMDPSYQVVLCAGAPDTPEIAEEMKQAVAAASKERSGIHWIAEKVDKPTLIQLYSGASVFCCPSIYEPFGIINLEAMACETPVVGSCVGGIPEVVVHDETGFLVPVAQHQESPFTPYHPEEFSKDLAHQINRLMKDEALRNRFAKAGRIRAVDTFSWQAIAKQTHQLYAQIIAQHGTLA, encoded by the coding sequence ATGAAAACCCTGCTCCTGACGAACGAGTATCCTCCCTACACCTACGGCGGAGCCGGGGTGCACGTCGAATACCTCTCCCAACAGCTAGCCCAACTGATGGACGTGGATGTGCGCGCCTTTGGCGATCAAAACCTCCAGCAGGGAGCATTGCGCGTGCGCGGCTTCGACTTCAGCAAGGCCGGCTACACCTGCCCGCCCAATCTGCAGGGCCTCTTCGGCGCCGCCCAGCGCTGCCTCGACTTCAACACCACGAAGATCGACGCCGACGTGGTGCACTGCCACACCTGGTATACTCATCTGGGCGGCATCATGGCCAAGCTGTGCTACGGCATCCCGCTGGTCGTCACGGTGCACTCGCTGGAGCCGCTGCGCCCCTGGAAGCGCGAGCAACTCGGCGGCGGTTACGATTTCAGCTGCTGGGTCGAAAAGACTGCGCTGGAGATGGCCGACGCCGTCATCGCCGTCTCCCACGGCACCAAGACCGACGTGTTGAAGCATTTCGACGTGCCGGAAAACCGTATCCACATCATTTATAACGGGATCGACCCGGAGGAATACCGCCCCGTCGATGCCGCCTCGGCCCTGCAGCGCTACGGGATCGACCCGAAGCAGCCCTACCTGCTCTTCGTTGGCCGCATCACCCGGCAAAAGGGCATCATCTACCTCGTCGAAGCGATCAAGCACATGGACCCGAGCTATCAGGTGGTGCTCTGCGCCGGTGCGCCCGACACCCCGGAGATCGCCGAAGAGATGAAGCAGGCCGTCGCCGCCGCCTCCAAGGAGCGCTCGGGCATCCACTGGATCGCCGAGAAGGTCGACAAGCCGACACTGATCCAGCTCTACTCAGGCGCCAGCGTCTTCTGCTGCCCCTCGATCTACGAGCCCTTCGGCATTATCAACCTCGAAGCCATGGCCTGCGAGACCCCGGTGGTCGGCTCCTGCGTCGGCGGCATCCCCGAGGTGGTGGTGCACGACGAGACGGGCTTCCTCGTGCCGGTTGCGCAACACCAGGAAAGCCCCTTCACGCCCTACCACCCCGAAGAGTTTTCCAAAGACCTCGCGCACCAGATCAACCGCCTGATGAAAGACGAGGCCCTGCGCAACCGCTTCGCCAAGGCGGGCCGGATCCGCGCGGTCGACACCTTTAGCTGGCAGGCCATCGCCAAGCAAACCCATCAGCTCTACGCCCAGATCATTGCCCAACATGGCACCCTCGCTTAA